A window of Aerococcus urinae contains these coding sequences:
- a CDS encoding carbohydrate ABC transporter permease, with protein sequence MRNKKWDSKGIIRSILLLFLSFLMVYPLLWMASNAFKEAATILSNPASLAPDFLSFKNFAGVFELGPFDLYIFNSIFTALVIVIVQLVLSALMAYGLVFFHFKGKKFLYTSILLTYMLPVATTYVPSFVILAQMGLLDTLTGLIVSNIASVFSIFYLVQTFRSVPIELVEAGQVEGANSWQILWRIIVPYSRSAILTTALINFVTHYNNYMWPSLIISSEAKMLVSNGLNQLFTTQGNFIDNLPRLMAANTLVVVPLLILFILLQKWFVKGISGSGTKG encoded by the coding sequence ATGAGAAATAAAAAATGGGATAGTAAGGGGATTATTCGTTCGATCTTACTCTTATTCCTCAGCTTTTTAATGGTTTATCCCTTATTATGGATGGCGTCAAATGCCTTTAAAGAGGCAGCCACCATCCTATCTAATCCGGCTTCTTTAGCGCCAGATTTTCTTTCCTTTAAGAATTTTGCCGGCGTCTTTGAATTAGGCCCCTTTGACCTCTATATTTTCAACAGTATCTTTACGGCCTTAGTCATTGTTATTGTGCAGTTAGTTCTGAGTGCCTTGATGGCCTATGGTTTGGTATTTTTCCACTTTAAAGGGAAGAAATTCCTCTATACTTCGATCTTATTAACCTACATGTTACCGGTGGCTACCACTTATGTGCCATCCTTTGTGATCCTAGCCCAAATGGGACTCTTAGACACCTTAACCGGTCTAATCGTTTCTAATATTGCTAGCGTCTTTTCCATCTTTTACTTGGTACAGACCTTCCGCTCGGTGCCGATTGAATTAGTCGAAGCCGGCCAAGTGGAAGGGGCCAATTCCTGGCAAATTTTGTGGCGGATTATCGTTCCATATTCGCGCTCAGCGATTTTAACGACAGCTCTGATCAACTTTGTCACCCACTACAACAACTACATGTGGCCATCCTTGATCATCTCTAGTGAAGCCAAGATGCTGGTCTCCAATGGTTTGAACCAGCTCTTCACCACCCAAGGGAACTTTATCGATAACTTGCCACGGCTGATGGCAGCCAATACCCTGGTTGTCGTTCCGCTATTAATTCTCTTTATCCTCCTACAAAAATGGTTTGTTAAAGGAATTTCTGGTTCAGGGACGAAAGGATGA
- a CDS encoding carbohydrate ABC transporter permease, with product MIKDMNKKQWLIYILVPLLPLLIFWFLPMFISLFISFTNWDYISPTYDVVGLENYTDLITSEEFASSLWNTVVFSLGTVIPTLVIGFLLALLLIRQKFMHNFIQACLFAPWVTPMVAVSIVWSWMYQPEGLINNLLAHIGVSGPDWLSSSTFAMVAVIIVTVWKNAGWAMLFYSTAMSSISPAYDEVCDIAGASYWQRIRTIYFPMTLPTTLFLSVITLISSIQAYDQINVLTQGGPAGATRTLLYMFYQLAFEEFNMGKATALSVIMLVITGLLAFAIFSLQGHYRKEGMA from the coding sequence ATGATTAAAGACATGAATAAAAAACAGTGGCTCATTTATATTTTAGTCCCACTCCTGCCTTTATTAATTTTCTGGTTCTTACCAATGTTTATTTCCCTTTTTATTTCCTTTACTAACTGGGATTATATCTCACCCACTTATGACGTTGTCGGACTAGAAAATTATACCGACCTCATCACTTCTGAAGAATTTGCTTCATCCTTGTGGAATACCGTAGTCTTTTCACTAGGAACAGTGATTCCAACCTTAGTGATCGGCTTTTTATTAGCTCTTTTATTAATTCGGCAGAAATTTATGCATAATTTCATCCAGGCCTGTCTCTTTGCTCCTTGGGTAACGCCCATGGTTGCCGTTTCCATTGTTTGGTCCTGGATGTATCAACCAGAAGGACTCATCAATAATCTTTTAGCCCATATTGGGGTTTCGGGACCTGACTGGTTGTCTTCATCAACCTTTGCCATGGTGGCAGTCATTATCGTGACCGTTTGGAAGAATGCGGGCTGGGCCATGTTGTTTTATTCCACAGCCATGTCCAGTATTTCTCCGGCCTATGATGAAGTCTGTGATATCGCTGGGGCCAGTTACTGGCAACGGATCCGGACGATTTACTTTCCTATGACCCTACCGACGACCTTGTTTTTATCGGTGATTACCTTAATTTCGTCCATCCAGGCTTATGACCAAATTAACGTCTTAACCCAAGGGGGGCCAGCTGGGGCGACGCGAACCTTGCTATACATGTTCTATCAACTGGCCTTTGAAGAGTTTAACATGGGCAAAGCCACAGCCTTGTCAGTGATTATGCTGGTCATTACTGGTCTCTTAGCCTTTGCGATCTTTAGCTTACAAGGGCACTATCGTAAGGAGGGTATGGCATGA
- a CDS encoding ECF transporter S component → MHKNNSLFEWVAMGMYAALIILAITFIHIPMPSAISKSFVHPGNALVVLGVLLMGEKRGTLAAAAGLFLYDVLNGYASVAIFTVLENLVVIAVVSLLFRKVFHSELTIGRLASIGVVAGVTKVIVIFIKYTFRQVLLGNSLAAAMAIATTGMPASLFTAAVTAVLVTLLYYPMKKVVDRYPALSA, encoded by the coding sequence ATGCATAAAAACAATTCTCTCTTTGAATGGGTAGCCATGGGGATGTATGCAGCTCTCATTATTTTAGCCATTACTTTTATTCACATTCCCATGCCCTCCGCCATTTCTAAGAGCTTTGTTCATCCTGGCAATGCACTAGTGGTCCTCGGAGTCCTCTTAATGGGCGAAAAACGGGGTACCTTAGCTGCCGCAGCGGGTCTCTTTCTCTATGATGTCCTCAATGGTTATGCCTCGGTGGCTATTTTCACAGTGCTAGAAAACCTGGTCGTCATTGCCGTCGTAAGCCTACTCTTCCGCAAGGTCTTTCATTCAGAGTTGACCATCGGACGCTTAGCCAGCATTGGAGTCGTCGCTGGAGTGACCAAGGTCATTGTCATTTTCATTAAATATACTTTCCGCCAAGTTTTACTGGGAAATTCATTAGCAGCTGCCATGGCCATCGCCACTACCGGTATGCCGGCCAGCCTATTTACAGCAGCCGTAACCGCTGTGTTGGTTACCCTGCTCTACTATCCAATGAAGAAAGTCGTTGACCGCTACCCAGCCTTATCTGCTTAA
- a CDS encoding ABC transporter ATP-binding protein: MSTIELKNVSKRYPGNKNYSVRNFNLDVGDGEFIVFVGPSGCGKSTTLRMIAGLEEISQGDLLIDGEVVNNKDAKDRNIAMVFQNYALFPHLSVADNIGFGLKIRKVDKTTRQKAVKEAAELVGLSDYLDKKPGALSGGQMQRVALARAIVKSAGILLMDEPLSNLDAKLRVQMRSEIVNLQKHLHATTVYVTHDQAEAMTMADRIVVMNQGEIQQIGAPWEVYNNPKNLFVATFLGTPPMNTIQAHVKEGKILSKTDRVLVDHLPGDFAEGQDIVVGFRPEKAQVTDNSDQAHFTGTIQMVELLGADYDLHVKLEVSQVIIKEATDKRFEAGQEIAFNLDSKDLYYFDKKSGERLVTEND; this comes from the coding sequence ATGTCAACAATTGAATTGAAAAATGTGAGTAAACGTTATCCGGGCAATAAAAATTACTCCGTCAGAAACTTTAATTTAGATGTTGGTGACGGTGAATTTATTGTCTTTGTCGGCCCATCTGGTTGTGGTAAATCAACCACCTTGCGGATGATTGCCGGCTTGGAAGAGATTAGCCAAGGTGACTTATTAATTGATGGTGAAGTGGTGAATAATAAAGATGCCAAGGACCGCAATATTGCCATGGTCTTTCAAAATTATGCACTCTTCCCACACTTATCGGTTGCCGATAATATTGGCTTTGGCCTAAAAATTAGAAAAGTCGACAAGACTACCCGTCAAAAAGCGGTCAAAGAGGCTGCTGAATTGGTGGGCTTAAGCGACTATTTAGATAAAAAACCAGGTGCCTTATCAGGCGGTCAGATGCAACGGGTTGCCCTTGCCAGAGCCATCGTTAAGTCAGCTGGTATTTTATTGATGGATGAACCTTTGAGTAACTTGGACGCCAAGCTCCGGGTGCAGATGCGGAGTGAAATTGTTAATTTACAAAAACACCTCCATGCCACCACTGTTTACGTGACCCACGACCAAGCCGAAGCCATGACGATGGCCGACCGGATTGTCGTCATGAATCAAGGAGAAATCCAACAAATCGGAGCCCCTTGGGAGGTTTATAACAACCCTAAGAATCTATTTGTGGCAACCTTCCTAGGCACACCACCAATGAATACCATCCAAGCCCACGTCAAAGAGGGCAAGATTTTATCCAAAACGGACCGAGTCTTAGTGGACCACTTACCAGGTGATTTCGCTGAAGGCCAAGACATTGTCGTCGGATTTAGACCGGAAAAGGCCCAAGTGACGGATAATTCTGACCAGGCCCACTTTACTGGGACTATCCAGATGGTAGAACTCCTAGGCGCTGACTATGACCTCCACGTGAAGTTAGAAGTTTCACAAGTAATCATTAAAGAGGCGACTGATAAGCGTTTTGAAGCGGGCCAAGAAATTGCCTTTAATCTGGATAGTAAGGATCTCTACTACTTCGATAAGAAAAGTGGGGAAAGATTGGTGACTGAAAATGATTAA
- a CDS encoding 2,3-bisphosphoglycerate-dependent phosphoglycerate mutase: MLILLRHGQSSSNLNNLFTGWYDAKLTQKGKDQAYAAGLRLKAAGYQVDAIHTSLLSRAIQTSNLVLEAMEQLYLPLQKSWRLNGRHYGALEGMNKDLAREKFGKDQVHTWRRSYDVRPPLATDSQLSERYSFLDSQSLPQSESLKDTQTRLLPYLEDQVIPQLKQGKNVLIVSHGNLLRALTLVIENLDPKEASQIEIANALPIVYHFDHDFHMQKKEILS, from the coding sequence ATGCTTATATTACTGCGTCATGGACAAAGTAGCTCCAATTTAAATAACTTATTTACTGGTTGGTACGATGCCAAACTCACCCAAAAAGGAAAGGACCAAGCCTATGCTGCGGGGCTCCGACTGAAAGCCGCTGGATATCAAGTTGATGCTATCCACACCTCGCTTTTAAGCCGGGCTATCCAAACCAGCAACCTCGTTTTGGAAGCCATGGAACAACTCTACCTGCCTTTACAAAAATCTTGGCGGCTAAATGGCCGCCATTATGGGGCTTTGGAGGGAATGAATAAAGACTTAGCTCGGGAAAAGTTCGGCAAAGACCAAGTCCACACCTGGCGACGTTCCTATGATGTTCGTCCTCCCCTGGCTACTGATAGCCAACTCAGCGAGCGCTATTCCTTTTTAGATAGTCAAAGCCTTCCACAAAGTGAAAGTTTAAAGGATACCCAAACCCGCTTACTGCCTTACCTAGAAGACCAAGTCATCCCCCAACTTAAACAGGGGAAAAATGTCCTTATTGTCTCCCACGGTAATCTCTTACGGGCATTGACCCTAGTCATTGAAAACTTGGATCCCAAAGAAGCCAGCCAAATTGAGATCGCCAATGCCCTTCCTATTGTCTACCATTTTGACCACGACTTCCACATGCAAAAAAAGGAGATCCTATCATAA
- a CDS encoding extracellular solute-binding protein, which translates to MKKFVKFLLTLFTALLFLGGCSQQAQQALAEYDRKHSDQASGDRVEIEFWYGLGSIAGQTMEEIIEDFNNSQDQVRVIGVAQANYDETYQKLQAAIAADIAPAVVLSDDIVEQADSQILKPLNDFMDSSMDPDDFLSVFMDLAISDGQVYGFPAFGTTQVMYYRKDILDEAGVDPEDMYASWENVMAYSKQLQEEGYVENGHQLMWGTDNLIDIAYSSGGQIISDDGTKVLIDQAPWVDSWNFIRENIHDGTSPIESGGQGWEYWYRTIDNVMTGKSIGYTGSSGDKADLDFDIIGSAEQPGYNGHEPRPMSEGLYLAIPDQASDQEARAAFEWIKYFTSPQVQADWTMAVGYVPVRVDETMNKVPGFSEFLAENPAYKTPMDQSTHASYSFTDPTGGKIYQALSDARDKVELQNIPAEEALAEAQETAQKALDQVKARED; encoded by the coding sequence ATGAAGAAATTTGTAAAATTTTTACTGACTCTGTTTACCGCTCTGCTCTTCCTGGGTGGATGTTCCCAACAAGCCCAGCAAGCCCTGGCTGAATATGACCGCAAACATAGCGACCAAGCAAGCGGCGACCGGGTGGAAATCGAATTTTGGTATGGTTTGGGATCGATTGCCGGGCAAACCATGGAAGAAATCATTGAAGACTTCAATAACAGCCAAGACCAAGTCCGTGTGATCGGTGTGGCTCAAGCCAATTATGATGAAACCTATCAGAAACTCCAAGCAGCTATTGCAGCTGACATTGCCCCGGCTGTGGTCTTATCGGATGACATCGTGGAACAAGCTGACTCGCAAATTCTTAAACCCCTCAACGATTTCATGGATTCTAGCATGGATCCTGATGACTTCCTGTCAGTTTTTATGGACTTAGCCATTTCTGACGGTCAGGTCTACGGATTCCCAGCCTTTGGGACCACCCAGGTCATGTATTACCGTAAGGATATCTTAGACGAGGCGGGTGTTGATCCCGAGGACATGTATGCTTCTTGGGAAAACGTGATGGCCTATTCTAAGCAACTCCAAGAGGAGGGCTATGTCGAAAATGGCCACCAGTTAATGTGGGGGACCGATAATTTGATTGACATCGCCTATAGTTCTGGCGGACAAATTATTTCTGATGATGGCACCAAGGTCCTCATTGACCAGGCCCCTTGGGTTGATTCTTGGAACTTCATCCGGGAGAATATCCATGATGGGACTAGTCCTATTGAATCTGGGGGTCAAGGTTGGGAATATTGGTACCGGACCATCGATAACGTTATGACGGGGAAATCGATTGGCTATACGGGTTCATCTGGGGATAAGGCTGACCTTGATTTTGATATTATTGGGTCAGCCGAACAACCAGGCTACAATGGCCATGAACCCCGTCCTATGTCGGAAGGATTATACTTGGCTATCCCTGACCAAGCCTCTGACCAGGAAGCAAGGGCGGCTTTTGAATGGATCAAATATTTTACCAGTCCCCAAGTCCAAGCTGACTGGACCATGGCGGTGGGTTATGTACCGGTCCGTGTTGACGAAACCATGAATAAGGTGCCTGGCTTTAGTGAATTCTTAGCTGAAAACCCGGCCTATAAGACCCCCATGGACCAATCGACCCATGCTTCATATAGCTTTACGGATCCTACCGGAGGCAAAATTTATCAAGCCCTATCTGACGCCCGTGATAAGGTGGAACTGCAAAATATTCCTGCTGAAGAAGCCCTAGCTGAAGCCCAAGAAACCGCCCAAAAGGCCCTAGACCAAGTCAAAGCTAGAGAAGATTAA
- the gshAB gene encoding bifunctional glutamate--cysteine ligase GshA/glutathione synthetase GshB, which yields MNPIQNYIKNENTSALFQNTSIGIEKEGHRVTPEGHIAQTPHPKKVDGSSENQYIQRDFAESQTELVSPPVIGREEGVLEWMHAIYDVTIRHLDKEEAIWPYSMPPKLPSDDQIKVAQLDDPAAVDYREYLVGAYGKKLQMISGLHYNFGLDPDFIKGFYQAGYSDYGSLFDTQNALYLKLARNFLRHQWVIVYFLGASPYAHESFFEPGVEPVNHPVRSIRNSEHGYVNHEDVHVSYHDLETYITTLENNVKTGHLIAEKEFYSNVRLRGGAKVRDLLHTGIKYLEVRNTDIQGDAPYGIRLRELVFIKYFLLYLLWIDEMADDPEIEEGVKMKTQVANEDPFSRTAYYDEGKEIANGMRDMLADLAVSQDKVDLIEEVLHRLEAPDETPAAQIVKAYPTVEEWLASGLAIAEKNRKNALKAPYQLGGFTDMELSTQIFIADAIRSGIQVEILDRTDNLLRLSVGDHIEYVKNGNITSKDTYISHYLLANKEVTKQIIQEAGFQAPKSRTYHSLNEVEAAAGLYLNRPLVVKPKSTNMGIGISIFKQGPSREELLEACRIAFEADDSVLLEDYVPGVEYRFFVLDGKTIAVLLRVPANVVGNGKATIAELVAEKNKDPKRGLDHRTPLEKIQLGDIEALNLKQQGLTFNSVLEEGQKAYLRENSNISTGGDSVDVTDQVHPSYLDIASQMAQSLGVNITGIDLMVQDITKAAQVSEAGTNYGFIEANFNPMMMMHVYPAQGQGVRVTESLLHYLFPEKAFLK from the coding sequence ATGAATCCAATACAAAACTATATCAAAAATGAAAATACTTCAGCCTTATTTCAAAATACTTCGATTGGAATCGAAAAAGAAGGCCATCGGGTAACCCCAGAAGGGCATATTGCTCAAACCCCTCATCCCAAAAAGGTGGACGGGTCCAGTGAAAACCAGTATATTCAGCGTGACTTTGCGGAGTCACAAACCGAACTCGTCTCACCACCAGTGATTGGCCGGGAAGAGGGCGTGCTCGAGTGGATGCACGCGATCTATGATGTCACCATCAGGCATCTAGACAAGGAAGAAGCGATCTGGCCTTACAGCATGCCACCAAAATTACCTAGTGATGACCAGATTAAGGTGGCCCAACTGGATGATCCTGCAGCTGTGGATTATCGGGAGTACTTAGTAGGAGCCTATGGTAAGAAATTGCAAATGATTTCAGGCCTCCACTATAACTTTGGTCTCGATCCCGACTTTATCAAGGGCTTCTACCAAGCTGGTTATAGTGACTATGGGAGCCTCTTTGACACCCAAAATGCTCTCTACTTAAAATTGGCCCGTAATTTTTTACGCCATCAATGGGTAATTGTTTATTTCTTAGGGGCTAGTCCCTATGCCCACGAGTCCTTCTTTGAACCCGGGGTGGAGCCAGTTAATCATCCGGTGCGGAGTATCCGTAATTCTGAGCACGGCTATGTTAACCATGAAGATGTCCATGTTTCTTACCACGATTTAGAAACTTACATCACCACCCTGGAAAATAATGTTAAAACTGGTCATCTTATTGCTGAGAAGGAATTTTATTCCAATGTCCGCTTACGCGGTGGAGCTAAGGTTAGAGACCTCCTCCATACTGGGATTAAATATTTAGAAGTGCGTAATACCGATATCCAAGGCGATGCCCCTTATGGGATTCGTTTAAGGGAACTTGTCTTTATTAAATACTTCTTACTCTACCTGCTTTGGATAGATGAAATGGCGGATGACCCTGAAATTGAAGAAGGGGTTAAGATGAAGACCCAAGTGGCTAATGAAGACCCCTTCAGTCGAACGGCCTACTATGACGAGGGTAAGGAAATCGCAAATGGCATGCGCGACATGCTTGCAGACCTAGCCGTGAGCCAAGACAAAGTAGACTTGATTGAGGAGGTTCTCCACCGCCTGGAAGCTCCAGATGAAACCCCAGCGGCTCAAATTGTCAAGGCTTATCCGACTGTGGAAGAATGGTTAGCATCTGGCTTAGCCATTGCGGAAAAGAACCGGAAAAATGCCCTCAAGGCCCCTTATCAATTAGGCGGCTTTACCGATATGGAATTGTCCACCCAGATCTTTATAGCTGACGCGATTCGCTCAGGGATCCAAGTGGAAATATTAGACCGAACAGATAACTTACTCCGTCTCTCGGTTGGGGACCATATTGAATATGTCAAAAATGGAAATATCACCAGTAAGGACACCTATATTTCTCACTATCTCTTAGCTAATAAAGAGGTCACCAAACAAATTATCCAAGAAGCTGGTTTTCAAGCGCCTAAATCACGGACCTATCACAGTCTGAATGAGGTTGAAGCGGCGGCCGGACTGTATCTAAATCGTCCCCTAGTGGTTAAACCGAAATCGACCAATATGGGGATTGGGATTTCTATCTTTAAACAGGGGCCTAGTCGTGAGGAACTCTTAGAAGCTTGTCGGATTGCCTTTGAAGCCGATGATAGTGTCCTCTTAGAAGACTATGTGCCAGGAGTGGAGTACCGTTTCTTTGTCCTGGATGGCAAGACCATCGCTGTTTTACTTCGGGTGCCCGCTAATGTGGTTGGTAATGGGAAGGCGACCATCGCAGAATTAGTCGCTGAGAAGAATAAAGACCCTAAGCGAGGCTTAGACCACCGCACCCCATTGGAAAAGATTCAGCTGGGCGATATTGAAGCCTTAAACCTTAAACAACAGGGCTTGACCTTCAACAGTGTCTTAGAAGAAGGGCAAAAGGCTTACTTAAGAGAAAACTCCAATATTTCCACCGGAGGCGACTCCGTCGATGTCACTGACCAAGTTCATCCGTCTTATCTAGACATCGCCAGTCAGATGGCTCAATCCTTAGGCGTTAACATTACAGGCATTGATTTAATGGTCCAAGACATTACCAAAGCTGCCCAAGTCAGTGAAGCAGGGACCAATTATGGCTTTATTGAAGCCAACTTCAACCCCATGATGATGATGCACGTCTATCCTGCCCAAGGCCAAGGCGTCCGTGTGACTGAATCCTTGCTCCACTATCTCTTCCCTGAAAAAGCGTTTTTGAAATAG
- a CDS encoding NADPH-dependent FMN reductase, with translation MAKKVVVLVGSLREGSYARKIAKNAIDMFSDNYDAEIVEIRDLPLYDADYDDAEMTNKPLPESYVSFRQAISDAAGVLFVTPENNRTIPACLKNAVDVASKPKGAVAWTNTPAAIISHSVGAMGGYSANKNLRLALSYFVMPTIQQPEVFLGHSADLLDENGKFKQESTINFVQSYIDQFEDLMAKNPKN, from the coding sequence ATGGCAAAAAAAGTTGTAGTTTTAGTAGGTAGTTTACGTGAGGGATCCTATGCACGCAAGATTGCTAAAAATGCGATCGACATGTTTAGTGACAACTATGACGCTGAAATTGTTGAAATTCGTGACTTGCCTCTATATGATGCGGACTATGATGATGCTGAAATGACTAATAAACCTTTACCAGAAAGCTATGTAAGCTTCCGTCAAGCCATTAGTGATGCCGCTGGAGTCTTATTTGTCACCCCCGAAAATAACCGGACTATTCCTGCCTGCCTGAAGAATGCAGTCGATGTAGCTTCAAAACCTAAGGGAGCAGTGGCTTGGACCAATACTCCTGCAGCAATTATCTCGCATTCGGTCGGTGCCATGGGGGGTTACAGTGCTAACAAGAACTTACGTCTGGCCTTATCTTACTTTGTGATGCCAACCATCCAACAACCCGAAGTTTTCTTGGGGCATTCGGCTGATCTTTTAGATGAAAACGGCAAGTTCAAACAAGAATCAACCATCAACTTTGTTCAATCCTATATTGACCAATTTGAAGACTTAATGGCTAAAAATCCTAAAAACTAA
- the spxB gene encoding pyruvate oxidase has translation MATIDAWVAGLRVLEDWGIKNVYGLPAGSLNSLMDAFEKEQGKINFIQVRHEETGALAASMSAKFTGKIAACIGSAGPGATHLYNGLYDAKEDNVPVLAIIGQRPEVQSNYDMFQEFNQNPYFADVAVYNRRVAYAEQLPKVLDEAIRTAIARKGVAAVEVPVSFGWEPLEEDSWYSSAKSYRDYPLMTPGEKDIDEAVKVLEASERPIIYAGIGTQGSGQEVIELSKKIKAPVVVTGINFDNFDYEFDALLGSAYRVAWKPANEALEEADTILFAGSNFPFAEVEGTFDHVKHFIQIDIDQQKLGKRHDADVSILGDAGEAIRQITEKIEEKTDNGWYKANIDNAKNWKDYLQSLEQRKDGDLQLFQVYHAINQVADEDAVYSIDVGNTTQTSIRHLHMTPKNTWRTSNIFATMGNGLPGAIAAKLEMPDRQVWNLAGDGGFSMAMQDIVTAVKYKLPMINVVFTNERFGFIRDEQEDTNDNFYGIDIADVDFAMIGKAQGAVSYTVTEISQLKDVFTQAVADEKDGKVVVIDCKISLDRPIPVEHLELDPKLHEEEAIAKFKERYYAEDLKPLTDYLEAEGVEIRQYQWKETL, from the coding sequence ATGGCGACTATCGATGCATGGGTGGCAGGACTGCGTGTATTGGAAGACTGGGGAATTAAGAATGTTTACGGCCTTCCAGCCGGTTCGCTCAACTCTTTAATGGATGCTTTTGAAAAGGAACAGGGCAAGATTAACTTTATCCAGGTCCGTCATGAAGAAACTGGGGCCTTGGCCGCTTCCATGAGTGCTAAATTCACTGGTAAGATTGCGGCTTGTATCGGTTCAGCAGGACCAGGGGCAACCCACCTCTACAATGGTCTCTATGATGCCAAAGAGGATAACGTGCCGGTCTTAGCAATTATCGGCCAACGCCCTGAAGTGCAGTCTAACTATGACATGTTCCAAGAGTTTAACCAAAATCCTTATTTTGCCGATGTAGCTGTTTATAACCGTCGGGTGGCTTATGCTGAACAATTGCCTAAGGTCTTAGACGAAGCTATCCGTACCGCCATTGCCAGAAAAGGCGTGGCTGCAGTTGAAGTACCAGTCAGCTTTGGTTGGGAACCCCTCGAAGAAGATTCCTGGTATTCTTCCGCCAAGAGCTACCGGGACTATCCGCTAATGACACCCGGTGAAAAGGATATCGATGAAGCGGTTAAAGTCTTAGAGGCCAGTGAACGGCCAATTATCTATGCTGGTATTGGGACTCAAGGCAGTGGCCAAGAAGTGATCGAACTTTCTAAGAAAATCAAAGCCCCAGTAGTAGTGACCGGGATTAACTTTGATAACTTCGACTATGAATTTGATGCCCTCTTAGGTTCTGCCTACCGGGTGGCTTGGAAGCCTGCCAATGAAGCCTTAGAAGAAGCGGACACCATTCTCTTTGCTGGGTCTAACTTTCCTTTTGCTGAGGTTGAAGGGACCTTTGACCATGTCAAACATTTCATCCAAATCGATATCGACCAACAAAAACTTGGTAAGCGTCATGATGCTGATGTTAGCATCTTAGGAGATGCGGGAGAAGCTATCCGTCAAATCACAGAAAAAATTGAAGAAAAAACTGATAATGGCTGGTACAAGGCCAATATCGACAATGCCAAAAACTGGAAAGACTATCTCCAAAGTCTAGAACAAAGAAAGGACGGAGATTTGCAACTCTTCCAAGTTTACCATGCTATTAACCAAGTGGCTGATGAAGATGCGGTTTATTCCATTGATGTGGGGAACACTACCCAAACTTCGATCCGTCACTTACATATGACACCTAAGAACACCTGGCGGACTTCTAATATCTTCGCTACCATGGGCAATGGCCTCCCAGGCGCCATTGCTGCAAAACTGGAAATGCCAGACCGTCAAGTATGGAACTTAGCCGGCGACGGGGGCTTCTCCATGGCCATGCAAGATATTGTTACCGCAGTCAAATACAAGCTCCCCATGATTAACGTGGTCTTCACCAATGAGCGTTTCGGTTTTATCCGTGACGAACAAGAAGATACTAACGATAACTTCTATGGGATCGATATTGCCGATGTTGACTTCGCCATGATTGGTAAGGCTCAAGGCGCTGTGTCTTACACAGTGACTGAAATCAGCCAGTTAAAAGATGTCTTCACCCAAGCGGTCGCTGATGAAAAAGACGGTAAAGTGGTTGTGATTGACTGTAAGATCAGTCTGGACCGTCCAATCCCAGTGGAACACTTAGAACTCGATCCTAAACTTCATGAAGAAGAAGCCATCGCTAAGTTTAAAGAACGCTATTACGCTGAAGATCTCAAACCTTTAACCGATTACCTAGAAGCTGAAGGGGTAGAAATCCGTCAGTACCAATGGAAGGAAACCTTGTAA
- a CDS encoding nucleotidyltransferase family protein codes for MIDIKAIIESSPELMHLLKIIQSFQLPDCWLCAGSLRNYIWDYLSHGDLRKSLYFSDIDVIFYDENISYQQTLSIEKSIKEKYPHYNWEVRNQYYMHKHSPHRQRYSSSQDAVSKFPEKCTAIAARLNEDDQVEYYAPYGVEDIIHFKVSPTPYFLDNSDRLKVYQARMRRKNWQKVWPQLSIEGIKQKKKAARD; via the coding sequence TTGATTGATATTAAAGCCATCATTGAATCAAGCCCAGAACTCATGCACTTACTTAAAATAATTCAATCCTTTCAACTACCGGATTGTTGGCTCTGTGCGGGTAGCTTACGAAATTATATTTGGGACTATTTAAGCCACGGTGACCTCAGAAAAAGTCTTTATTTTTCAGATATCGATGTGATCTTCTATGATGAAAACATCTCCTACCAGCAAACACTGAGCATCGAAAAAAGCATCAAAGAAAAATACCCCCACTATAATTGGGAAGTCAGAAACCAATACTATATGCATAAGCACAGCCCCCATAGACAAAGGTATAGCTCATCTCAAGATGCTGTCAGCAAGTTTCCTGAAAAGTGTACGGCTATTGCTGCCCGTTTGAATGAAGACGATCAAGTCGAATATTATGCTCCCTACGGTGTTGAAGATATTATCCACTTTAAAGTATCACCCACCCCTTACTTCCTCGACAACAGTGACCGCTTAAAAGTGTATCAAGCACGCATGAGAAGAAAAAATTGGCAAAAGGTCTGGCCACAACTTTCTATTGAAGGCATTAAGCAAAAGAAAAAAGCAGCCAGGGACTGA